The window ATGGATAAGTAGTTTAGGCTGCTGCACATTGGTAAAACTTCTGCCAATGTGATAATATCGGtacttttaaaattattaaaatccAAATGTATCCGAACCAAATTCACAAACACTGGTAACAAATCGGTCAACGGGGCAAGGGTTTGTGAAAACAACTTCGGATTGTTTGATAAATCAAGGAATTTTAAGTTGACACAATATCCTAACGCATTCAATAAGGCTGTAGCGtcattattttcaaatgtaGCATCTGGAGGAATTTCTAGATGTGTTGAATTCAGGGAGATGCAACTGACTGTGTTGTTTGCACTTTTTGCCTTACGAATTAAAACTTCAGCAAACGGTGCCATTTTCCCATTTAAATCATTGAAACCAATGTCAACGCCAGTAGCTTTGCTTTCTAATAACCAATTAGACAATAGTATAACTTGTTCTGCAGATAGTTCATTATAAGCCAAGCCTAACCGTTCAATAGAGGTACAACCGATCTGCATAAAATTCCTGAATTCATCCAAGGACATCTTGGCACCAGATAATACAACTTCTTCTAAACCTCCATTTGTAGCGAGAACTGCAGTAAAAAGATCCCAATTACGCTTTGACCTATCTGTCATATCACATGTCATTCTAGGAGTCGCACATTGGCTAAAACGTTTTGAAGTGTTTGGCAATTTTCCAGAAATCGCTGGGACCATAGTGAGGTCCAACGCACGTAGACTCTTACACTTGGAAATGAAATAACATAAAACCTTCCAACCTTCCTCATCAATTGGAGTATTTCGGAGGGATAATTTCTCTAAGGTATCTTTGTAAGTCAAAGAGGTCAATATAAGACGGAACATTTGCAAACTTAAGGAAACATTATCCATCGAGAGGCACAGCACTGGCGCAACAGAGAGAAAATCACTGAAAGCCAAGACCTCCACCATAGAAGGCTTCGGATTCCGTAATTGTAATAAGGGTACCGGATCTGCAGAGTCTTGCTTTAACTGATTTAAGGTAGCCGGAATTGGTAAAATTTCCCtcaaataacaacaacGGGTATACAAGATATTGTTGGGTATTTCCGGATTAGGTGGGGGTAACATGTCGTCCGATGAAGATATGTCGATTGATGACTCAGctgaagatattgatattGGCGATTCGGCACGTCTTCTGAGCATTGGTTTATCTATCTTAGCATTTTCAATAGATGTATTTACAGTaacatcctcttcatcgtTTGCAGTTTTACACTTTTCTTCTGATGAGCTGATTTCAACACCTGCCTCAATCTCAGTAACTTTAATATCAGTTGAttgattttcttcaattgtAGTTAACTTCTCCGAACTCTTTGCTTGAGACTTGAGTTTATCCTGTTGCTCTTCTACTTTAGGGCCTATTGATTCGACTTCTACTTCACTGGGCAATGGTTTCTGCAGAAATTTTAAATGTCCTGTCCCCCCAACAACCACACCACAGCTAGAATTTTGCACTAATTCCCGCTTTTCAGCAGCGGTTAATCTATGTATGACAACGGAGTTGTCATCCATCACCTCAACTTCTCCCTTTCTTGGATTAGTAGAACATATCTGTTGAGGTGGATTATTGAAATAGGTGttcattgaaaaagaaacccTCCTCAACGGCTTCAGATCTTCTAAACCGGGAATAGTGTTGAACTTCGGCATTAAATTAGCCGGCTCAGTGCTCATACCAGAGCTTGCGGGACACACTTTTTGATCTTCTGTGTTAAGATCTACTGAGCTCAACGAACTGTTGTTGGACCCATCAGCTGAATACGAGGTAACacgttttaaaaatgcaCCAAACTTATTTGTGGCAGAATTATCgcttttatttttcactGAAGTAGAATCTACATGTGATATCTTTCGAGTTCGTTTCAAAGCTGGCTTTAGTCTCGGTTTAGCTGGGTGTGGAGGTATTGGTCTTCCCAAAGTATCCGTTGGACAAGGCTTGTCTTCTAAGGTATCTGTTATCGACATAGATAACGTGGGCTCTGAACCCTGCGGAAAAAGAGTACTTAAAATACATTTAGATGAATTCTGATGATCTAGTTGCTGTAGTTGCCTCTGGAACACAGAGAACCCCACCACTTTGTaatacttcaaaaactccGTCAACTTTGCATCCTTCTTACTCTCGTATAATCTATTAGGCTCTCTTATCCCCTTCGAAGGTCGGGCTGACTGAGTAGTCCCAGCACCCTCAGATCTAGGTGAAGAAGAACGCACGGAGCCACGCTCCACTGAAGGACCGGCTGATACTGAAATCCTCTTCCTATTTTTCACCAACCTACTAACAGCAGAACTGTTATACAACATTCTTCGTTCGTTACATCCTCGTTCTGGTCGAATCCCAAACATTCTAGCCCAAATTCCATGCTTCTTACCACGGGTCTCGCTCGTATGACCTCTATTATCGATCGAAAGAGATCGCGTCCGTCGCAGATCGTTCATCTCCTCTCCAAAATCTCCACTAACGCCCTTCTCTCCATAAATATTCATAGCAGAGTTCCTTCGATAGCCCTGCTTCTCAACAGGCTGCCTCTCACCCCGACCACCGTCCTCAAGATA is drawn from Eremothecium cymbalariae DBVPG#7215 chromosome 8, complete sequence and contains these coding sequences:
- the MHP1 gene encoding Mhp1p (similar to Ashbya gossypii ACR059W), producing MNDLKNCKETPFVNLSIPKINVDWLITCNRNLGCKSKEQGAGGRGTLAGESRAGYLEDGGRGERQPVEKQGYRRNSAMNIYGEKGVSGDFGEEMNDLRRTRSLSIDNRGHTSETRGKKHGIWARMFGIRPERGCNERRMLYNSSAVSRLVKNRKRISVSAGPSVERGSVRSSSPRSEGAGTTQSARPSKGIREPNRLYESKKDAKLTEFLKYYKVVGFSVFQRQLQQLDHQNSSKCILSTLFPQGSEPTLSMSITDTLEDKPCPTDTLGRPIPPHPAKPRLKPALKRTRKISHVDSTSVKNKSDNSATNKFGAFLKRVTSYSADGSNNSSLSSVDLNTEDQKVCPASSGMSTEPANLMPKFNTIPGLEDLKPLRRVSFSMNTYFNNPPQQICSTNPRKGEVEVMDDNSVVIHRLTAAEKRELVQNSSCGVVVGGTGHLKFLQKPLPSEVEVESIGPKVEEQQDKLKSQAKSSEKLTTIEENQSTDIKVTEIEAGVEISSSEEKCKTANDEEDVTVNTSIENAKIDKPMLRRRAESPISISSAESSIDISSSDDMLPPPNPEIPNNILYTRCCYLREILPIPATLNQLKQDSADPVPLLQLRNPKPSMVEVLAFSDFLSVAPVLCLSMDNVSLSLQMFRLILTSLTYKDTLEKLSLRNTPIDEEGWKVLCYFISKCKSLRALDLTMVPAISGKLPNTSKRFSQCATPRMTCDMTDRSKRNWDLFTAVLATNGGLEEVVLSGAKMSLDEFRNFMQIGCTSIERLGLAYNELSAEQVILLSNWLLESKATGVDIGFNDLNGKMAPFAEVLIRKAKSANNTVSCISLNSTHLEIPPDATFENNDATALLNALGYCVNLKFLDLSNNPKLFSQTLAPLTDLLPVFVNLVRIHLDFNNFKSTDIITLAEVLPMCSSLNYLSILGAPLDIHSSTALSMSIKKSTALFTLDADFENVPDKIKQKISLYSIRNMENALAGGNNYHETQQLSKLQQELAVLLTEKITSNHDELVQKFAQEIHGLRSRLRKVIEQLFKLRVKGELNTEGKEALIRFCFVDASLEKGLHLLAQRYEKKSPIIFDILMQADADTHGCNIKNIPMEQESLKRPLQNNADCIRHVSSVSSLSSFSFQESGHAALLPFHHSSFETLDAVENTVELRSSEPSTVPLQAQEQTKEEGELFKRTRGLIKELKKSAEHRGTTVNTESLKKISDKYDCEQLKDLIFHLDVNKLLESLDTLEARGIPVDSIFKKDPNDPTLINTQSINDSSNEMSDCSLDKETWEHDESSIDVSDTEIIDRAYDEVLNNLEKTRANRETE